A genomic segment from Rubrobacter tropicus encodes:
- the dapF gene encoding diaminopimelate epimerase has product MRFTKMHGAGNDFLIFDPGEVQEADLPTLARRSCDRHFGVGADGILVPVPTPDADLEMVYLNSDGSYSEMCGNGLRCLARYARDYEIVESDALTVATGAGIKKVILFEDGSSRVDMGPPSFAQEVEAGGFRLLRVSMGNPHAVAFLQDPGDLEALDLRDIGPPLERDPLFPEGTNVEFVHVRGGHAVRMRIWERGAGETLASGSGSCAAAVAAIKLGLAESPVKVHLDGGVVEIAWSKEGEPVYMTGPAEYVCEGELVSISAGQHFS; this is encoded by the coding sequence ATGCGCTTCACGAAGATGCACGGCGCGGGCAACGATTTCCTGATCTTCGACCCGGGTGAGGTTCAGGAGGCGGATCTGCCGACGCTCGCCCGCCGCTCCTGCGACCGGCACTTCGGAGTCGGGGCCGACGGTATCCTCGTCCCGGTCCCAACCCCGGACGCCGACCTCGAGATGGTCTACCTGAACTCCGACGGCTCGTACTCGGAGATGTGCGGCAACGGCCTGCGCTGCCTGGCCCGCTACGCAAGGGATTACGAGATCGTTGAGTCTGACGCCCTCACAGTCGCCACCGGGGCGGGAATAAAGAAGGTCATCCTCTTCGAGGACGGCTCCTCGCGGGTCGACATGGGCCCGCCATCTTTCGCCCAGGAGGTCGAGGCCGGCGGCTTCCGCCTCCTTCGGGTCTCCATGGGCAACCCGCACGCGGTCGCGTTCCTGCAAGACCCCGGAGACCTCGAAGCGTTGGACCTCCGCGACATCGGGCCGCCGCTGGAACGCGACCCGCTCTTCCCGGAGGGTACGAACGTCGAGTTCGTCCACGTCAGGGGCGGGCACGCGGTACGAATGAGGATCTGGGAACGCGGCGCCGGCGAGACGCTCGCCTCCGGCTCGGGCTCGTGCGCGGCCGCGGTGGCCGCGATAAAGCTCGGCCTCGCCGAAAGCCCCGTCAAAGTCCACCTCGACGGCGGCGTGGTGGAGATAGCGTGGTCCAAAGAAGGCGAGCCAGTCTACATGACGGGCCCCGCAGAGTACGTCTGCGAGGGAGAGCTTGTCAGCATTTCAGCCGGTCAGCACTTCAGCTAG
- a CDS encoding response regulator transcription factor, whose protein sequence is MQRILLVEDHASFRQTLAFIFDQEPEFEVVAQVGSLAEARRDAVGLEADLGVIDLSLPDGEGVELIRELRGVNREFIALILTASLDKAEHARAVEAGAAGVLHKSADVDEILGAARRLASGETLLSPQELVEFLRIAGRSREEEREARMSLEQITPREREVLQTLAEGLSNKEIAARLHMSVDTERTHMMNILNKLGVHSRLQALLFAARHGLVKLK, encoded by the coding sequence ATGCAGCGAATCTTGCTCGTCGAGGACCACGCTTCGTTCAGGCAGACGCTCGCGTTCATCTTCGATCAAGAGCCCGAGTTCGAGGTCGTCGCCCAGGTCGGGTCGCTGGCCGAGGCCCGGCGGGACGCGGTGGGCCTGGAGGCCGACCTCGGCGTCATAGACCTCTCCCTGCCGGACGGGGAGGGCGTCGAGTTGATCCGGGAACTGCGCGGGGTCAACCGGGAGTTCATAGCCCTCATCCTGACGGCCAGCCTGGACAAGGCGGAGCACGCCAGGGCCGTCGAGGCCGGGGCGGCGGGCGTCCTCCACAAGTCCGCCGACGTGGACGAGATCCTCGGCGCGGCGCGGCGCCTGGCCTCCGGGGAGACCCTCCTCTCCCCCCAGGAACTCGTCGAGTTCCTCCGAATCGCCGGCCGGAGCCGCGAAGAAGAGCGCGAAGCGCGGATGAGCCTGGAGCAGATCACGCCCCGCGAACGCGAGGTGCTCCAGACCCTCGCGGAAGGCCTCTCCAACAAGGAGATCGCGGCCCGCCTCCACATGAGCGTCGATACCGAACGCACCCACATGATGAACATCTTGAACAAGCTCGGCGTCCACTCCCGGCTGCAAGCCCTCCTCTTCGCCGCCCGCCACGGCCTCGTGAAGCTGAAGTAG
- a CDS encoding hybrid sensor histidine kinase/response regulator, protein MGVPLRVLLVEDSEDDALLLLRELRRGGYEPVSRRVETAGGMEAALEEEAWDLVISDHSMPAFNSLAALELVRGKGFVDLPFIIVSGRIGEDAAVSAMKAGVHDYIMKDNLTRLNSAIERELGDAEVRRQRRQAEENYRSIFENAVEGIFQTTAEGKFLTANPALARMYGYDSPEDLLGKVSSIGDQLYAEPGRREEFGRLIQRDGFVQDFEMKISRGDGKVAWTSVNARAVRDAEGSVVFYEGFAKDTTEQKRAEEALGEIREAERRRIARELHDVVLQDLTYALQSLRIASRMPEGADREAETARQVEALERSVAGIRDAIYDLRLEGAGEQTLMRSLESLVELNRQMAPACSFQLSAAGDFPATLRGPLAAEVARVVQEALANVRRHAAASRVTVSLGRELVEVRDDGRGFGSETPAGMGLTGMRERAQSLGGELEVEAEPGRGTLVRLRIPPGLLDGDEGRNGKA, encoded by the coding sequence ATGGGCGTCCCGCTAAGGGTGCTGCTCGTCGAGGACTCGGAGGACGATGCGTTGCTCCTCCTGCGCGAACTCCGCCGCGGCGGCTACGAGCCGGTCTCCAGGCGCGTCGAGACGGCGGGGGGCATGGAGGCCGCCCTGGAAGAAGAGGCGTGGGACCTCGTCATCTCCGACCATTCCATGCCCGCCTTCAACTCGCTCGCGGCGCTGGAGTTGGTGCGGGGCAAGGGTTTCGTGGACCTGCCTTTCATAATCGTGAGCGGCAGGATCGGCGAGGACGCGGCGGTCTCGGCCATGAAGGCGGGCGTCCACGACTACATAATGAAAGACAACCTCACGCGCCTCAACTCCGCCATAGAGCGGGAGCTCGGGGACGCGGAGGTCCGCAGGCAGCGCCGGCAGGCGGAGGAGAACTACCGCTCCATCTTCGAGAACGCCGTCGAGGGCATCTTCCAGACCACGGCAGAGGGGAAGTTCCTGACGGCCAACCCGGCGCTGGCCCGCATGTACGGCTACGACTCCCCGGAGGACCTGCTCGGGAAGGTGTCGAGCATCGGGGATCAGCTCTACGCGGAGCCGGGACGCAGGGAGGAGTTCGGGCGCCTCATCCAGCGCGACGGGTTCGTGCAGGACTTCGAGATGAAGATCAGCCGCGGCGACGGGAAGGTGGCATGGACCTCCGTAAACGCCCGCGCCGTCCGCGACGCCGAGGGTTCCGTGGTCTTCTACGAGGGCTTCGCAAAGGACACGACGGAGCAGAAGCGGGCCGAGGAGGCGCTGGGTGAGATCCGTGAAGCCGAGCGCCGCCGGATCGCCCGCGAGTTGCACGACGTGGTTCTCCAGGACCTCACCTACGCCCTCCAGTCACTGCGGATCGCCTCGCGCATGCCCGAGGGCGCCGACCGCGAAGCCGAGACCGCGCGGCAGGTGGAGGCCCTCGAACGCTCGGTCGCCGGGATACGCGACGCCATCTACGACCTGCGGCTCGAAGGGGCGGGAGAACAGACCCTGATGCGCTCGCTGGAGTCGTTGGTGGAGCTGAACCGCCAGATGGCACCGGCCTGCTCTTTCCAGCTCTCCGCCGCCGGAGACTTCCCGGCCACGCTCCGCGGACCGCTCGCGGCCGAGGTCGCCCGCGTGGTCCAGGAGGCGCTCGCCAACGTCAGGCGCCACGCGGCCGCCAGCCGCGTCACGGTCTCCCTCGGGAGGGAGCTGGTCGAGGTCAGGGACGACGGCCGGGGCTTCGGTTCGGAGACACCCGCCGGGATGGGGCTGACCGGGATGCGCGAGCGGGCCCAGTCGCTGGGCGGCGAGCTCGAGGTGGAGGCCGAGCCCGGCCGGGGCACGCTCGTTCGCCTGCGCATACCGCCGGGTCTCCTTGACGGAGATGAAGGGCGCAACGGGAAAGCCTGA
- a CDS encoding response regulator, whose product MKEQTILLVEDNPDDELLMLRALAKNDVTGGVVVAHDGVEALDYLFASGPYAGRDTEGMPRLILLDLQLPRLNGLEVLERLRSDERTRLLPVVILTSSNERQDMLKGYGLGANSYVRKPVDFGEFIGTVEQLKRYWLNLNEAPPEST is encoded by the coding sequence ATGAAGGAGCAGACCATCCTGCTCGTTGAAGACAACCCAGACGACGAGTTGCTGATGCTGCGCGCCCTCGCCAAGAACGACGTTACCGGCGGGGTGGTCGTCGCCCACGACGGGGTCGAGGCGCTCGACTACCTCTTCGCCTCGGGTCCCTACGCCGGACGGGACACCGAAGGCATGCCGCGCCTGATCCTGCTCGATCTGCAACTGCCGAGGCTCAACGGCCTCGAAGTCCTCGAACGCCTGCGCTCGGACGAACGAACGCGCCTCTTGCCGGTCGTGATCCTGACCTCGTCCAACGAGCGCCAGGACATGCTCAAAGGCTACGGCCTCGGCGCCAACTCCTACGTCCGCAAACCCGTGGATTTCGGAGAGTTCATCGGCACCGTCGAGCAACTCAAACGCTACTGGCTGAACCTGAACGAGGCGCCCCCCGAGAGCACTTAG
- a CDS encoding ATP-binding protein yields MDGIDIEALLMRARGVAVLRGVLDSPVVEDLLALLELLASGRPEPVEVAGVFGRVWEGLVSEPERLLPDAWQSYLVGRLLDDENPFSLGAERGEVAGMVRDQAGRDLGTLRALFDLDAKALLGSVEEAVPDLAGVWVPWTDPTLSSAGSPRAGLARTLAAAGDWGGQTGTLADHFSRHGAGVFGGHRAFRWDGEGLLTVPDPDPIRLESLVAYEREREPLVENTRRFLDGLPAHNALLYGQPGTGKSSTVKALLNEYADGGLRLVEVAKEDLGSLPRVLGRLRGRGPRFILFVDDLSFEEHEVEYKALKALLEGSIEEPPHNVRVYATSNRRNLVRESFSERDGTDDVHARDTVQEKQSLAARFGLRVTFPAPDQKRYLEIVTGIARERRLEVPKEELRERALLWDRWHAGRSGRTARQFVDELEAGLAVGH; encoded by the coding sequence ATGGATGGTATTGACATCGAGGCTTTGTTGATGCGGGCGCGGGGGGTGGCCGTGTTGCGCGGGGTGCTCGATTCGCCGGTGGTGGAAGACCTCTTGGCGTTGTTGGAGCTTTTGGCGTCGGGGCGGCCGGAGCCGGTAGAGGTGGCCGGGGTGTTCGGGAGGGTGTGGGAGGGGCTCGTTTCGGAGCCGGAGCGGCTGCTGCCGGACGCCTGGCAGTCGTACCTCGTCGGGCGTCTGCTGGACGACGAGAACCCTTTCAGCCTCGGGGCTGAGAGGGGGGAGGTGGCGGGGATGGTCCGGGATCAGGCCGGTCGCGACCTCGGGACGCTTCGGGCGCTCTTTGACCTGGACGCGAAGGCCCTGCTCGGCTCGGTCGAAGAGGCTGTGCCGGACCTCGCCGGGGTCTGGGTCCCCTGGACGGACCCGACGCTTTCGAGCGCCGGGTCACCGAGGGCCGGGCTCGCCCGAACGCTCGCCGCCGCCGGGGACTGGGGAGGACAGACCGGGACCCTGGCGGATCACTTCTCCCGGCACGGCGCGGGCGTCTTCGGCGGGCACAGGGCGTTTCGCTGGGACGGAGAAGGCCTGCTTACCGTGCCGGACCCCGACCCCATCAGGCTTGAGAGCCTGGTCGCCTACGAGCGAGAGCGGGAGCCCCTGGTCGAGAACACGAGGCGTTTTTTGGATGGGTTGCCGGCGCACAACGCGCTTCTCTACGGACAGCCGGGGACGGGCAAGTCTTCCACGGTGAAGGCCCTGCTCAACGAGTACGCCGACGGGGGGTTGCGGCTCGTCGAGGTTGCCAAGGAGGATCTCGGGTCGCTGCCGCGCGTGCTCGGGCGCCTGCGGGGGCGGGGTCCGCGCTTCATACTTTTCGTGGACGACTTGTCCTTCGAGGAGCACGAGGTCGAGTACAAGGCGTTGAAGGCCTTGCTGGAGGGGAGCATCGAGGAGCCGCCGCACAACGTTAGGGTCTACGCGACCTCCAACCGCCGCAACCTGGTTCGCGAGAGCTTCTCCGAGCGGGACGGGACCGACGACGTCCACGCCCGCGACACGGTGCAGGAGAAGCAGTCGCTCGCCGCCCGATTCGGGCTGCGCGTCACCTTCCCCGCCCCGGACCAGAAGCGGTACCTCGAGATAGTTACCGGGATCGCCAGGGAGAGACGCCTGGAAGTGCCGAAAGAGGAACTGCGGGAGAGGGCACTTCTGTGGGACCGCTGGCACGCGGGCCGTTCCGGGCGCACGGCCCGCCAGTTCGTGGACGAGCTGGAGGCCGGGCTGGCCGTAGGGCATTAG